From one Melioribacteraceae bacterium genomic stretch:
- the dtd gene encoding D-aminoacyl-tRNA deacylase, giving the protein MRALVQKVKEGGVYISENNYSAEIGKGLVILLGVTHEDGENEINFVADKCSNLRIFPDDGGKMNLSVKDIDGEILVISQFTLYGDARKGNRPSYTEAASPELADKIYQQFISRLKSNLGDSKIKTGQFGAMMEVKIINDGPVTIMVESK; this is encoded by the coding sequence ATGAGAGCATTAGTTCAAAAGGTAAAAGAAGGTGGCGTTTATATAAGTGAGAATAATTATTCTGCTGAGATAGGAAAAGGATTAGTTATTCTTCTTGGTGTCACTCACGAAGATGGAGAGAACGAAATTAATTTTGTTGCGGATAAATGTTCAAATCTCAGAATCTTCCCGGATGATGGTGGTAAAATGAATTTATCTGTAAAGGATATTGACGGAGAAATTTTAGTCATATCTCAATTTACATTATATGGAGATGCAAGAAAAGGAAACAGACCAAGTTATACAGAGGCAGCAAGTCCGGAATTGGCTGATAAAATTTATCAACAATTTATTTCTAGATTGAAATCCAATCTGGGTGATTCTAAAATTAAAACCGGTCAATTCGGGGCGATGATGGAAGTGAAAATTATAAATGATGGTCCGGTAACAATTATGGTCGAATCTAAATAA
- the prmC gene encoding peptide chain release factor N(5)-glutamine methyltransferase: protein MNNKNQILTVLNAIQLSTSYLEEKGIESPRMNAELLLAHVLQCKRLDLYLAFDRPLLEEEIVQLREFIARRGKFEPLQYILGEVEFYNLNFKVDKSVLIPRPETELLVDEAINLINEYNYTNILDVGTGSGNIPVSLAANLNGVTITSIDISKEAIDTAVKNAEKNNVRDKINFIISDIADYVPDQKFDVIVSNPPYVSSQEYQNLQKEITAYEPRESVTDNDDGFKFYRNILSNNDRLLRSNGFVIFEIGQGQESTLYKLFEEHSFEHVKTIKDLQNIDRIILGRIK from the coding sequence ATGAATAATAAAAATCAAATACTGACGGTCCTTAATGCAATTCAACTTTCAACAAGTTATTTGGAAGAAAAAGGAATTGAATCACCAAGAATGAACGCTGAACTTTTGCTGGCTCATGTTCTTCAATGTAAAAGACTTGATTTATATTTAGCATTTGATAGACCTTTGCTTGAAGAAGAAATAGTGCAATTAAGAGAATTTATTGCTAGAAGAGGGAAGTTTGAACCACTTCAATATATTTTGGGTGAAGTTGAGTTCTACAATTTAAATTTTAAAGTTGATAAGTCAGTGTTAATTCCTCGACCAGAAACTGAGTTATTAGTTGATGAAGCGATTAATCTAATTAACGAATATAACTATACAAACATATTAGATGTAGGAACAGGCTCAGGTAATATTCCAGTATCCCTCGCAGCAAATCTGAATGGAGTTACAATTACTTCAATCGATATTTCCAAAGAAGCGATAGATACAGCAGTTAAGAATGCTGAAAAGAATAATGTTAGAGATAAGATAAATTTCATTATTTCCGATATTGCTGATTATGTTCCGGATCAAAAGTTTGACGTAATCGTTTCAAATCCACCGTATGTATCTTCACAAGAATATCAAAATCTTCAAAAAGAGATCACCGCTTATGAACCGAGAGAAAGTGTGACTGATAATGATGATGGATTTAAATTCTATAGAAATATTCTTTCCAATAATGATAGGCTGCTACGATCCAATGGATTTGTAATTTTTGAAATAGGCCAAGGTCAAGAAAGCACCTTGTATAAATTATTTGAAGAACATTCTTTTGAACATGTAAAAACGATAAAGGATTTGCAGAATATTGATCGAATAATTTTAGGTAGAATAAAATGA